A window from Drosophila subobscura isolate 14011-0131.10 chromosome O, UCBerk_Dsub_1.0, whole genome shotgun sequence encodes these proteins:
- the LOC117898878 gene encoding protein artichoke — MKTWKQLPNEGRRYAVLLFLLCCLSHLTQHSAAWRPCPELSPALRLPCRCNVVPFAATGQLGAVAMDCDRVVFHGDAPQLPYGAPIVSYTQRYSGQQVLPAQAFGQLKLTIEELDLSNNLIRRIPEKAFDGLKDSLNELRLANNLLGDNLNPIFSSAELHVLKNLRILDLSGNKIKLIEEGLLKGCVDLKEFYVDRNSLTAVPTNSLNGPSGLRHLSLRQNLIGALLPDSFNAQRQLEIIDLRHNVLRNIDSLAFKGLQRIREIKLAGNRLTHLNSDVFEKLQTLQKLDLSENFFGQFPTVALAAVSGLKFLNLSSNMLQQLDYTHMQVVRSLETLDLSRNSITSLTPGTFKDMNALKYLDLSLNSLRTIEDDALEGLESLQTLIIKDNNILLVPGSALGRLPQLTTLQLDFNRVAALSAEILGSLQAGDITSLSLSRNVIRELPPGSFQMFSSLHTLDLAGNSLAVVNADTFAGLEGTLMALKLSQNRLTGLGGTPWELPELRSLDLSGNSLAEIPISIFDELENLQSLNLSGNHLAGLTGALFKPLARLQVIDLSRCNIRQLSGDLLAGLQDLKHIHINDNQLAELQDGTFVNLWNISSIDLSNNHIASIRTGAFVNVMKLKRLNLQGNQLSAFKGEYFNTGTGIEELDISHNQLSYLFPSSFRIHPRLREIRAAHNKFSFFPAELISSLQYLEHIDLSHNQLKTIEELDFARLPRLRVLLVAHNQLDMVSEMAFHNSTQLQVLDLAYNSLDRIGERTFEGLVRLEQLNLEGNRLSELSDGVFERTKLQMLENINLARNRFEYAPLNALQRQFFFVSSVDLSHNRIKELPADDSIMVNIKRIDLSFNPLSAQAVHNVLNEPKTVRELSLAGTGIEQLELLETPFLQYLNLSHNKLRHVKPDVFQRVTLLETLDLSSNQLETLDDLSHAWPQLQVLQELDVSNNSFEIISQANFGQLEMLKSLRLSHLPQCTRIEKNAFKQLPNLVHLEAYDLPLLGYLDLQGILELLPGLESLDIEVKDASIGSEQIQPLKHPRLSSLGIRGERLKSISSGTLAGLKSSELQIKLVNTSLSALPPALLFPVPRSSQLSLNVEGSQISVLVPQFLNALEDRRASLQLQGLASNPIVCDCNARALRRWLPNSGMPDVTCQAPAFLAGRKLIEVGDDELTCDARRMTSSTSRPTATVPHLHKSSSQLVTRSSSTTEEPLIIWSLEPTQPPSLKKIKTKAPLMKAQAPIMSNDDTLIIGIVGGVVAFIAILIIIICIIRLRMSNAEYQQNTAMIGIPSGMHMGAHNAAYNYKNAAAGAALYAVPPYQASYATLPHKAASIHHQSTQNLTQRQQQQQQQHQQQQQQAAAAAAAYSTMSRMSYFSGAGAAGGGVPGNGDGAESLSQHQHQHQPYIIYSDDKAYR, encoded by the exons ATGAAAACGTGGAAACAGCTGCCAAATGAGGGGCGGCGCTACGCCGTGCTCTTGTTTCTGCTTTGTTGCCTCTCCCACTTGACCCAACACAGCGCCGCCTGGCGTCCATGTCCGGAGCTCAGTCCCGCCCTGCGTCTGCCATGCAG GTGCAATGTGGTGCCGTTTGCAGCAACCGGACAGCTCGGCGCTGTGGCCATGGACTGCGATCGCGTCGTCTTCCATGGCGATGCCCCCCAGCTGCCGTATGGAGCTCCCATTGTCTCATATACGCAACGTTACAGCGGCCAACAGGTTCTGCCAGCCCAG GCATTTGGACAGCTGAAACTAACCATCGAGGAGCTGGATCTGTCCAACAACCTCATCAGGCGTATACCAGAAAAGGCCTTTGATGGCCTCAAGGATTCGCTAAACGAGTTGCGGCtggccaacaatttgctgGGCGATAACCTCAATCCCATTTTCTCCTCCGCCGAGCTGCATGTGCTGAAGAATCTGCGCATCTTGGATTTGTCCGGCAACAAGATCAAACTGATCGAGGAGGGTCTGCTGAAGGGTTGTGTGGATCTCAAGGAGTTCTATGTGGATCGCAACAGCCTCACGGCGGTGCCCACAAACTCGCTGAATGGTCCCAGTGGCCTGCGTCATCTGTCCCTGCGTCAGAATTTGATTG GTGCACTGCTGCCGGACTCCTTCAAcgcccagcggcagctggagaTCATTGATCTGCGCCACAATGTCCTGCGCAACATCGACAGTCTGGCCTTCAAGGGTCTGCAGCGTATACGGGAAATCAAGCTGGCGGGCAACCGCCTCACCCACCTGAACAGCGACGTCTTTGAGAAGTTGCAAACGCTGCAGAAGCTCGATCTGTCCGAGAACTTCTTCGGCCAGTTCCCCACCGTTGCACTGGCGGCAGTGTCCGGACTGAAGTTCTTGAACCTGTCCTCAAATATGCTGCAG CAATTGGACTACACCCACATGCAGGTGGTGCGAAGCCTGGAGACCTTGGACTTGAGTCGCAACAGCATCACAAGCCTCACGCCTGGCACATTCAAAGACATGAACGCTCTCAAGTATCTCGATCTGAGCTTGAACTCCCTGAGAACG ATTGAAGATGATGCCTTGGAGGGATTGGAGAGTCTTCAAACTCTCATCATCAAGGACAACAACATTCTGCTGGTGCCCGGCAGCGCACTGGGACGCCTGCCACAGCTCACGACGCTTCAGTTGGACTTCAATCGAGTGGCTGCCCTCTCGGCGGAGATCTTGGGTTCTCTGCAGGCGGGCGACATCACCAGCCTGTCGCTGTCGAGGAACGTTATTCGGGAGCTGCCGCCTGGCAGCTTCCAGATGTTCAGCAGCCTCCACACCTTGGATCTCGCAGGCAACTCCCTGGCTGTTGTCAATGCGGACACTTTTGCTGGACTCGAGGGCACACTGATGGCGCTGAAGCTGTCGCAGAATCGTCTGACCGGTCTGGGAGGCACGCCCTGGGAGCTGCCCGAGCTGCGTTCGCTCGATCTGAGTGGGAACAGCCTCGCCGAGATACCGATCAGCATATTTGACGAGCTGGAGAATCTGCAGAGCCTGAATCTAAGCGGCAACCACTTGGCAGGCCTCACGGGTGCCCTGTTCAAGCCGCTGGCACGCCTGCAGGTCATCGATCTGAGTCGCTGCAACATTCGACAGCTGAGTGGCGACCTGCTGGCCGGACTGCAGGACCTCAAGCACATCCACATCAATGACAATCAGCTGGCGGAGCTGCAGGACGGGACATTCGTGAACCTGTGGAACATCAGCTCGATTGATCTGTCCAACAACCACATCGCCTCCATCCGCACGGGCGCCTTTGTGAATGTGATGAAGCTGAAGCGCTTGAATCTGCAGGGTAACCAGCTGTCGGCCTTCAAGGGGGAGTACTTCAACACGGGCACGGGCATCGAGGAGCTGGACATATCGCACAATCAGCTGAGCTACCTGTTCCCCTCCTCCTTCCGCATTCATCCGCGACTGCGGGAGATCCGCGCAGCACACAACAAGTTCTCGTTCTTCCCCGCCGAGCTGATCTCCTCGCTGCAGTACTTGGAGCACATTGATCTGTCGCACAATCAGCTGAAGACGATCGAGGAGCTGGACTTTGCCCGCCTGCCGCGTCTCCGCGTTCTGCTTGTGGCCCACAACCAGCTGGACATGGTCAGCGAGATGGCCTTCCACAACTCCACGCAGCTGCAGGTCCTCGATCTGGCATACAACAGCCTGGATCGCATTGGCGAGCGCACCTTCGAGGGTCTGGTGCGACTCGAGCAGCTCAACCTCGAGGGCAACCGCCTGTCGGAGCTGTCCGACGGCGTCTTTGAGCGCACCAAGCTGCAGATGCTCGAGAACATAAATCTCGCCCGCAATCGCTTCGAGTACGCGCCGCTCAATGCCCTGCAGCGGCAGTTCTTCTTTGTGTCCTCCGTCGACTTGAGCCACAACCGAATCAAGGAGCTGCCTGCAGACGACAGCATTATGGTGAACATCAAGCGCATCGATCTCTCCTTCAACCCACTCTCTGCCCAGGCAGTGCACAACGTCCTCAACGAGCCCAAGACGGTGCGGGAGCTGAGTCTGGCGGGCACGGGcatcgagcagctggagctgctggagacgCCCTTCCTGCAGTACCTGAACCTCTCGCACAACAAGCTGCGCCACGTGAAGCCGGATGTTTTCCAGCGAGTCACCCTGCTGGAGACCTTGGATCTGTCCAGCAACCAACTGGAGACCCTGGACGATCTCTCGCACGCCTGGCCACAGCTGCAGGTGCTCCAGGAGCTGGACGTGTCCAACAACAGCTTTGAGATCATTTCGCAGGCAAACTTTGGCCAGCTGGAGATGCTGAAATCGCTGCGCCTGAGCCACCTGCCGCAGTGCACGAGAATCGAGAAGAATGCCTTCAAGCAGCTGCCGAATCTCGTCCATTTGGAGGCGTACGATCTGCCGCTGTTGGGCTACCTCGATCTCCAGGGCATCCTCGAGCTGCTGCCCGGCCTGGAGTCGCTGGACATTGAGGTGAAGGACGCGAGCATCGGCAGCGAGCAGATCCAACCCCTGAAGCATCCGCGCCTCAGCAGTCTGGGCATTCGTGGGGAGCGCCTCAAGTCCATCTCCTCGGGCACTTTGGCGGGACTCAAGAGCAGCGAGCTGCAGATCAAGCTGGTCAACACCTCTCTCAGTGCCCTGCCCCCGGCGCTGCTCTTCCCCGTGCCACGCTCCTCGCAGCTCAGCCTGAACGTTGAGGGATCGCAGATTTCGGTGCTGGTGCCGCAGTTCCTCAATGCACTGGAGGATCGCCGCGCCagtctgcagctgcagggtCTGGCCAGCAATCCCATCGTCTGTGACTGCAACGCGCGTGCGCTGCGCCGCTGGCTGCCCAACTCTGGTATGCCGGATGTGACATGCCAGGCCCCAGCCTTCCTTGCCGGCCGAAAGCTCATCGAGGTGGGCGACGATGAACTGACCTGCGATGCCCGCCGCATGACCTCCTCCACGTCGCGACCCACCGCCACAGTGCCGCATCTGCACAAGTCATCCAGCCAGCTGGTGacgcgcagcagctccacgacAGAGGAGCCGCTGATCATATGGAGCCTGGAGCCCACGCAGCCGCCCAGCCTGAAGAAGATCAAGACGAAGGCGCCGCTTATGAAGGCCCAAGCGCCGATCATGAGCAACGACGACACGCTAATCATTGGAATTGTTGGTGGAGTGGTGGCCTTCATAGCCATCCTGATCATCATCATATGCATCATCCGGCTGCGCATGAGCAATGCCGAGTACCAGCAGAACACGGCCATGATCGGCATCCCCTCCGGCATGCACATGGGCGCCCACAATGCGGCCTACAACTACAAGAATGCAGCGGCTGGTGCCGCACTCTACGCGGTGCCGCCGTACCAGGCCAGCTACGCCACTCTGCCGCACAAAGCGGCCTCCATACACCACCAGTCCACCCAGAATCTGACTcagcgccagcaacagcagcagcagcaacaccagcaacaacagcaacaggcggctgctgcagctgccgcgtACTCAACCATGTCCCGCATGTCATACTTCAGTGGAGCGGGTGCGGCAGGCGGAGGTGTCCCTGGCAATGGCGATGGGGCAGAAAGCCTgtcgcagcatcagcatcaacatcagccCTACATCATATACTCGGATGATAAGGCCTACAGATAA